Proteins from one Candidatus Niyogibacteria bacterium CG10_big_fil_rev_8_21_14_0_10_46_36 genomic window:
- the murC gene encoding UDP-N-acetylmuramate--L-alanine ligase encodes MRGKKFVHFIGVGGIGMSALAQWYVHEGWQVSGSDEADSPIVQMLRKKEVRITVGEHSAKHLPLRAERVIFSQAVVTRGKHTNPEVRAAKRRGITLLSYPQALGALTRDKYTIAICGTHGKSTTTGLVGALLTEAGLDPTVIVGATVSEFGNTNFRYGGSRYLVIEADEYKGSFLEYDPDIIIWTSIEWEHIDYFKTFAETRAHFRAFLSRIHPKGHIIANKDDTGIRAITKHIKRVVYYSFSQKRALKNIQKHIRLFGRHNVSNVLGVYELSKIIGIPSQVFYAVLRRFSGVGRRMEYKGVLHGALVYDDYGHHPTEVKATLNGVRARFEKRLRKGALWCVYQPHQYQRTKYLFRDFARAFTDADCVLLVDVYSVAGREKASMKKGVGSKQLAEAVIRKKTPAIYTPVIKDAAHLLGKAVRKHDVVVVMGAGDIWKIWGYLKL; translated from the coding sequence ATGAGAGGGAAAAAATTCGTGCACTTTATAGGCGTTGGGGGTATAGGCATGAGCGCGCTTGCGCAGTGGTATGTCCATGAGGGGTGGCAGGTGTCAGGAAGCGACGAAGCGGATTCGCCTATTGTGCAGATGCTCCGCAAAAAGGAGGTTCGTATAACGGTTGGGGAACATAGCGCAAAGCATCTTCCTTTGCGTGCCGAGCGGGTAATTTTCAGCCAGGCAGTTGTTACGAGAGGAAAACACACAAACCCTGAAGTACGGGCGGCAAAAAGACGCGGCATCACACTCTTGAGTTACCCGCAGGCGCTCGGTGCGTTGACGCGGGATAAATACACTATCGCCATATGCGGAACGCATGGGAAAAGCACGACAACAGGACTTGTGGGCGCTTTGCTTACGGAAGCAGGCCTTGACCCAACGGTCATTGTCGGAGCAACGGTTTCAGAGTTTGGGAACACGAATTTTCGGTACGGCGGTTCCCGCTATCTTGTGATAGAAGCAGATGAGTATAAGGGGTCATTTTTGGAGTACGACCCCGACATCATTATATGGACAAGTATCGAGTGGGAACATATCGATTACTTTAAGACATTCGCCGAAACACGCGCGCATTTCCGCGCATTTCTTTCGCGCATTCATCCGAAAGGGCATATTATCGCAAATAAGGACGACACAGGGATTCGCGCCATAACAAAACACATAAAGCGCGTTGTGTATTATTCCTTTTCTCAAAAGCGTGCTTTGAAGAACATCCAAAAGCATATCCGGCTGTTCGGCCGGCATAATGTATCCAATGTGCTTGGTGTGTATGAGCTTTCAAAAATCATCGGTATTCCAAGTCAGGTCTTTTATGCCGTATTGCGGAGGTTTTCCGGTGTGGGACGAAGAATGGAGTATAAGGGCGTATTGCATGGGGCGCTCGTGTATGATGATTACGGACATCATCCGACCGAAGTTAAAGCAACACTTAACGGTGTACGCGCAAGATTTGAAAAACGATTGCGCAAGGGTGCATTATGGTGTGTGTATCAGCCGCACCAATATCAGCGTACAAAATATTTGTTCCGCGATTTTGCGCGCGCATTTACAGATGCCGATTGTGTTTTGTTGGTGGATGTATATAGTGTTGCGGGGCGGGAAAAAGCATCCATGAAAAAGGGTGTAGGTTCAAAACAGCTCGCCGAAGCTGTTATACGCAAAAAAACACCGGCAATATACACTCCGGTAATAAAAGACGCCGCACATCTCTTGGGAAAAGCCGTGCGGAAGCATGATGTAGTAGTTGTTATGGGTGCGGGAGACATTTGGAAGATATGGGGATATCTTAAATTGTAA
- the recA gene encoding recombinase RecA, whose amino-acid sequence MPKGKQDDKKLDLEGAIKDIQNKYGEGSIMKLGEVGKVDVDAIPTGSFSLDRALGVGGMPRGRIIEIYGPESSGKTTLALHVAAETQKKGGLVAFVDAEHAMDPEYARKIGVKINDLLISQPDTGEQALDIVESLVRSGSVDVVIIDSVAALTPKAEIEGDMGQQHVGLQARLMSHGLRKLSALAANKKTMLIFINQVRMQIGVFFGNPETTPGGKALKFYSSVRVEVRRAAQIKKGEDVIGNRVKAKVVKNKVAPPFRTAEFDIMYNEGISFEADLLNFAEKHGIVKKSGASYSFDVTKLGHGFDNAKNFLKENKKITNELLKKAKTI is encoded by the coding sequence ATGCCCAAAGGAAAACAAGACGACAAAAAATTGGATCTCGAAGGAGCGATAAAAGATATACAAAATAAATACGGTGAAGGCTCTATTATGAAGCTTGGAGAGGTGGGCAAGGTGGATGTTGATGCTATACCGACGGGTTCTTTTTCGCTTGATAGGGCGCTTGGTGTGGGCGGCATGCCGCGCGGGCGTATTATTGAGATATACGGTCCCGAATCGTCGGGAAAGACCACCCTTGCGCTCCATGTAGCCGCAGAGACCCAGAAAAAGGGCGGACTTGTTGCGTTTGTTGATGCGGAACACGCTATGGACCCCGAATATGCACGGAAGATAGGTGTAAAGATCAATGATTTGCTGATTTCCCAGCCGGATACCGGGGAGCAAGCGTTAGATATTGTAGAAAGCTTGGTGCGTTCCGGTAGCGTGGACGTTGTCATTATTGACTCGGTTGCCGCACTCACGCCGAAGGCAGAAATTGAAGGAGATATGGGGCAGCAGCACGTAGGACTTCAGGCTCGTCTTATGTCTCATGGACTCCGCAAACTTTCTGCACTTGCCGCAAATAAAAAGACCATGCTCATTTTTATCAATCAGGTGCGTATGCAGATAGGAGTGTTTTTCGGGAACCCCGAAACAACACCTGGGGGGAAGGCGCTCAAATTCTATTCATCGGTCCGTGTGGAAGTGCGAAGAGCCGCACAGATCAAAAAAGGAGAAGATGTTATTGGCAACCGGGTAAAAGCAAAGGTGGTAAAGAACAAAGTTGCGCCTCCGTTCCGAACGGCAGAGTTTGATATTATGTACAACGAAGGGATTTCATTTGAGGCGGATCTTCTGAATTTTGCCGAAAAACACGGCATTGTGAAAAAATCCGGAGCATCGTACAGCTTTGATGTAACCAAGCTCGGGCATGGGTTTGATAATGCAAAAAACTTTCTAAAAGAGAACAAAAAAATAACAAACGAGCTCTTAAAGAAAGCAAAGACAATATAA
- the manB gene encoding phosphomannomutase/phosphoglucomutase (converts mannose-6-phosphate to mannose-1-phosphate; the resulting product is then converted to GDP-mannose by ManC which is then used in the synthesis of mannose-containing glycoconjugates that are important for mediating entry into host cells) — protein sequence MNINPSIFKEYDIRGRHPDEIDINVAYRIGASFVEFVKRKRWSGPIVVGRDARLSSPELHEAFTQGILDHGRDILDIGIVSTPLFYFSVIEGKAAAGAMITASHNSKEYNGFKFVGEEAIPIGFEGGIAAIRDISGEEPARGLSQGKSTFHDFSEKYLDTLYDYGEIARPVKVVVDASNGSAGELTRKFLSRVPVDYKPLFLSADGNFPNHGPDPLQEESIQAASQKIIDTASEFGVVIDGDGDRIAFLDQNGKRVRSDIVGAFLSDMVLQKGDTAVTTKNASKVFSEVAGRKGATVVFSRVGHSHVKKVMREHKAAFGVEPSGHMYFGDFYFLDSALVAFQRVLFFFARQDKKFSELMKQYAVYPNSGEINFSVTDRLQSIALLRNAYADGTQDDFDGLTVEYPEWRFNVRPSHTEPLLRLVVEAHTKELLAEKQKELEDKIKNIPA from the coding sequence ATGAATATCAATCCCTCAATTTTTAAAGAATATGACATACGAGGCAGGCATCCTGACGAAATTGATATCAATGTGGCGTACCGTATCGGTGCGTCATTTGTGGAGTTTGTGAAGCGAAAACGGTGGTCAGGGCCTATCGTAGTCGGGCGTGATGCCCGGCTTTCATCTCCCGAACTACACGAAGCGTTTACGCAGGGTATACTTGACCATGGCCGCGATATTTTAGATATCGGCATTGTAAGCACGCCGCTTTTTTACTTTAGCGTAATTGAGGGGAAAGCCGCTGCGGGTGCTATGATAACCGCATCTCATAATTCCAAAGAATACAATGGATTTAAGTTCGTGGGAGAAGAAGCCATCCCCATCGGTTTTGAGGGTGGCATTGCCGCCATACGCGACATCAGCGGAGAGGAGCCGGCTCGCGGGCTTTCGCAGGGAAAGTCTACATTCCATGACTTTTCGGAAAAATATCTTGATACATTATACGATTATGGGGAGATCGCCCGGCCGGTAAAAGTGGTTGTGGATGCCTCAAACGGTTCGGCGGGGGAACTGACCCGGAAATTTCTCTCACGCGTACCTGTTGATTATAAGCCGCTTTTCTTGAGTGCTGACGGCAACTTTCCTAACCATGGTCCTGATCCGCTCCAAGAAGAATCAATACAAGCCGCATCTCAAAAGATTATTGATACTGCTTCGGAGTTTGGCGTAGTGATTGATGGTGACGGTGACCGCATAGCGTTTTTGGATCAGAACGGAAAGCGCGTCCGAAGCGATATTGTGGGCGCATTTCTTTCCGATATGGTATTACAAAAAGGAGATACTGCAGTAACGACAAAAAATGCATCAAAGGTATTTTCTGAGGTTGCCGGACGAAAAGGCGCAACGGTGGTATTTTCGCGCGTCGGGCATTCTCATGTAAAGAAGGTGATGCGCGAACATAAAGCGGCATTCGGTGTAGAGCCCTCGGGGCACATGTATTTCGGCGATTTTTATTTTTTGGATTCTGCGCTTGTGGCATTTCAGCGGGTTCTTTTTTTCTTTGCAAGGCAGGACAAAAAATTCAGCGAATTGATGAAGCAGTACGCGGTGTATCCGAATTCGGGAGAGATTAACTTTTCCGTAACAGATAGGCTCCAAAGCATTGCGCTCCTGCGGAACGCATACGCAGACGGCACGCAAGACGATTTTGACGGACTCACGGTAGAATACCCCGAATGGCGTTTTAATGTGCGCCCATCCCACACAGAACCATTGTTGCGGTTAGTGGTGGAGGCGCATACAAAAGAGCTTCTCGCGGAGAAACAAAAGGAGTTGGAAGATAAAATAAAAAACATTCCGGCGTAG
- the rpsR gene encoding 30S ribosomal protein S18, which produces MITEQKQCYFCTSNIRIINYKDPEALRKFLSPQAKILPRKHTHLCAKHQRNLATAIKRARFLALLPYIAN; this is translated from the coding sequence ATGATAACAGAACAAAAACAGTGCTATTTTTGCACATCAAACATACGAATAATTAATTACAAAGATCCTGAGGCGCTCCGGAAGTTTTTGAGTCCTCAAGCAAAAATACTCCCGCGCAAGCACACGCACCTCTGCGCAAAACACCAGCGGAATCTCGCAACCGCAATAAAGCGGGCTCGGTTCCTCGCTCTTCTCCCCTATATTGCAAACTAA
- the trpS gene encoding tryptophan--tRNA ligase: MAEEGKKRIFSGIQPSGVIHIGNYLGAIKQFTELQLQHEAFFCVVDQHAITVPQEPEQLYENTLSVAALYIASGINPKIANIFIQSHVPAHTELAWILNTITPIGELERMTQFKDKTQAQTKETGILAGLLNYPTLMAADILLYGTHAVPVGEDQTQHIELTRMLAQRFNNKYGETFVIPQALVQEHAARIMSLLDPAKKMSKSADSPKSYISMLDAPDEIRQKIKNAVTDSGNEVSYDKQKRPAISNLISIHRALTGAAFNKIGEQYKGKGYADFKQDLADIIIQELTPIQERYQALMENKKELEHILREGARNASAIAEKKLLEAKEKMGFYI; this comes from the coding sequence ATGGCAGAAGAAGGGAAAAAACGGATATTCAGCGGCATACAACCGTCAGGCGTCATCCATATCGGAAACTACTTAGGCGCCATCAAGCAATTTACCGAGCTCCAGCTCCAGCACGAAGCGTTTTTTTGCGTCGTAGACCAGCATGCGATTACCGTGCCGCAAGAGCCTGAACAACTCTACGAAAACACGCTATCGGTAGCGGCTCTCTATATTGCATCGGGCATCAACCCAAAAATTGCAAACATATTTATTCAGTCGCATGTGCCCGCACACACCGAGCTTGCATGGATATTGAACACTATCACACCTATCGGAGAGCTTGAGCGGATGACGCAATTTAAAGACAAAACACAAGCCCAAACAAAAGAAACAGGCATACTTGCGGGGCTTCTGAATTACCCCACGCTTATGGCAGCGGACATTCTCTTGTATGGCACGCACGCAGTGCCTGTCGGTGAAGACCAAACTCAGCACATAGAACTGACTCGAATGCTCGCACAGCGTTTTAATAACAAATACGGAGAAACATTCGTTATTCCCCAAGCATTGGTGCAGGAACATGCGGCACGCATCATGAGTCTGCTTGACCCGGCAAAGAAAATGTCAAAATCTGCAGATAGCCCGAAAAGTTATATCAGCATGCTGGATGCTCCGGATGAAATACGCCAAAAAATAAAAAATGCAGTTACTGATTCGGGGAACGAAGTCTCCTACGACAAGCAGAAGCGTCCCGCGATATCAAACCTTATCTCCATACATCGAGCACTTACGGGCGCGGCCTTCAATAAAATAGGAGAACAATATAAAGGAAAAGGGTACGCTGACTTCAAACAAGACCTTGCGGACATTATCATACAAGAACTAACACCCATCCAGGAACGCTATCAGGCGCTCATGGAAAACAAGAAAGAGCTGGAACATATTCTCCGTGAAGGCGCACGGAATGCCTCGGCAATAGCCGAAAAGAAACTACTCGAAGCAAAAGAAAAAATGGGATTCTACATCTAA
- the dprA gene encoding DNA-protecting protein DprA, which produces MKAIVRTDAAYPALLKETAKPPETLFVRGQSFYNQNPDAPIVAIVGTRRPTAYGREIAFTLARDLALRGAVIVSGLALGIDAAAHRGALEGGGVTWAVLGSGIENIQPTYNRKLAEDILKGNGSIISEYPGTTAAAAWTFPARNRIIAGLSHAVIIVEAAMRSGSLITARLALEANREVGAVPGEVSSVQSIGTHALLREGAALIRDAHDVLELVGREVPQEEKVDKFDGIAQNILHSLNAPKTINEIAFTLKYDIGFLQEHLTSLEMEGAVENRGGVFYKTI; this is translated from the coding sequence ATGAAAGCAATTGTGCGTACCGATGCCGCATACCCGGCGCTTTTGAAAGAAACGGCAAAGCCGCCGGAAACGCTTTTTGTGCGCGGACAAAGTTTTTATAATCAAAATCCAGACGCGCCTATTGTTGCGATAGTCGGCACGCGCCGGCCTACGGCATACGGAAGAGAAATAGCATTTACCCTAGCGCGCGACTTGGCGCTTCGGGGTGCTGTTATTGTAAGCGGGCTTGCCCTCGGCATTGATGCAGCGGCTCATAGGGGTGCGCTTGAGGGCGGGGGCGTTACCTGGGCAGTGCTCGGTTCCGGTATTGAGAATATACAGCCTACATATAATAGAAAGCTTGCGGAAGACATATTGAAGGGGAATGGTTCTATTATCTCCGAATACCCGGGAACGACAGCTGCTGCAGCCTGGACATTCCCCGCGCGAAACCGCATTATTGCCGGACTTTCTCACGCGGTCATTATTGTAGAAGCGGCAATGCGTTCAGGCTCCTTGATTACTGCGCGTCTTGCACTTGAAGCGAATAGAGAAGTTGGTGCTGTTCCTGGAGAAGTTTCCTCCGTTCAGTCGATTGGAACACATGCGCTTTTGCGCGAAGGCGCGGCACTTATACGAGATGCGCATGATGTCTTGGAGCTTGTCGGAAGAGAAGTTCCTCAGGAAGAAAAAGTTGACAAATTTGATGGTATTGCACAGAATATCTTACATTCTTTGAATGCGCCGAAAACTATCAATGAAATTGCGTTCACACTTAAGTATGATATTGGTTTTTTGCAGGAACACCTTACCTCTCTTGAGATGGAAGGAGCGGTAGAGAACAGAGGAGGCGTATTCTATAAAACAATATAG
- a CDS encoding redox-regulated ATPase YchF — translation MLKIGIVGLPNVGKSTLFKALTKKQVDIANYPFATIDPNVGVVAVPDERLEALSMFSKSKKTVPASIEFFDIAGLVRGAHKGEGLGNQFLSNIKEVDAVIEVVRAFEDENILHVTGAVDPKDDIETIHTELILADLKIVEGALTRAEKLTRGDDKDAKLHHQMLKEMSVLLSNGIFASHASEEIREKIKDLNLLTAKTFILLLNTKEDAYTLPFSPEEYNFKNVVSLNLKLEEEIQDANDEEARSLSEIDSLIKAAYEALDLITFFTTGEDESRAWPIPRHSSAPRAGRAIHSDFEQKFIRAEVIGYKELLEAGSYAKAREKGLLRTEGKKYVVQDGDVIEFRV, via the coding sequence ATGCTAAAAATCGGCATCGTGGGGCTTCCGAATGTGGGCAAATCAACCCTGTTTAAGGCCCTCACCAAAAAACAAGTAGATATCGCGAATTATCCGTTCGCAACCATTGACCCGAATGTGGGGGTCGTTGCCGTGCCTGATGAACGCCTGGAGGCGCTTTCTATGTTTTCAAAATCAAAAAAAACGGTTCCGGCATCCATAGAATTTTTTGACATTGCGGGACTCGTTCGTGGCGCGCATAAAGGCGAGGGACTCGGCAATCAGTTTTTAAGCAACATCAAGGAGGTGGATGCGGTAATTGAGGTAGTACGTGCCTTTGAAGACGAGAACATCCTTCATGTGACAGGCGCGGTTGACCCAAAAGATGATATAGAAACCATTCACACAGAACTCATACTCGCAGACCTAAAAATAGTAGAAGGCGCGCTTACGCGTGCGGAAAAATTAACGCGGGGGGATGACAAAGACGCAAAATTACATCATCAAATGCTGAAAGAAATGAGTGTACTGCTAAGCAACGGCATTTTTGCGTCACACGCATCCGAAGAGATACGCGAAAAAATAAAGGACCTAAATCTCCTTACCGCAAAAACATTTATTTTATTACTGAATACAAAAGAGGATGCGTACACGCTCCCCTTTTCACCGGAAGAATATAATTTTAAAAATGTGGTATCCCTCAACTTAAAATTAGAGGAGGAGATACAAGATGCTAATGATGAAGAAGCGCGGTCCCTTTCAGAAATAGACTCGCTCATAAAGGCAGCGTATGAGGCGCTTGATCTTATTACATTTTTTACTACTGGCGAAGACGAATCCCGCGCATGGCCCATACCACGGCACTCCTCGGCTCCGCGCGCAGGACGCGCAATACACTCCGATTTTGAGCAAAAATTCATCCGCGCTGAAGTTATCGGCTACAAAGAGCTACTGGAAGCGGGCTCGTACGCCAAGGCACGCGAAAAGGGCCTTTTACGCACTGAGGGCAAAAAATATGTGGTACAAGACGGAGATGTTATAGAATTCAGAGTATAA
- a CDS encoding single-stranded DNA-binding protein, which yields MNLNKAFIIGNLTRDPEVRTLPSGQSVASFGIATNSFFTKDGQRQQQTEFHNVVLFGRLAEIAKQYLAKGSLAMIEGRIQTRSWQGQDGQKKWRTEVVAERLQLGPRGGSTGSSTPSPSSNEPDAAKKDSLDTIEYGEDNMNPDDIPF from the coding sequence ATGAATCTCAATAAAGCTTTTATTATCGGGAATCTTACGCGCGACCCCGAGGTGCGCACACTCCCTTCGGGCCAGTCGGTTGCTTCGTTCGGCATTGCAACAAATAGCTTTTTCACAAAGGACGGCCAACGCCAACAGCAAACTGAATTCCATAATGTGGTGCTCTTCGGGCGCCTTGCAGAAATAGCAAAACAGTATCTTGCAAAAGGAAGTCTTGCAATGATTGAGGGAAGAATACAAACCCGTTCCTGGCAGGGACAAGACGGCCAAAAAAAATGGCGCACAGAAGTTGTCGCGGAACGACTGCAATTAGGCCCTCGCGGAGGAAGCACAGGAAGTTCAACACCTTCTCCATCGTCTAACGAACCGGATGCGGCAAAAAAGGACTCTCTTGACACAATCGAATACGGGGAGGATAATATGAACCCGGACGATATTCCATTCTAA
- a CDS encoding ribonuclease J, producing MIHSQKKSHTQKRSPRKSSAGRTSHRRTQKKTYRSPMRQHSATGHVPSRHPAPKRHPDALRIIALGGLGEVGRNMTLLEYKEEIVVIDVGFRMPEENMPGIDYIIPNVDYLKDKKQNILGVLMTHGHYDHIGAIPYLVERMGYPTFYGAPLTKAITVKRQDDFRHLKKLDFEEVKNGDTIKLGSFEVEFFSVNHNIPDDLGLRIKTPVGTVICTSDFKIDEAPVNDQPADLEKFKRFGDEGVLLLLGDSTGAEEEGHSISESSIHTNIDEIFVQAKGKVIAATFGSLINRVQQIIQISEKYGRKVALEGYSMRTNAEISQKLGYLKVQKGTIIQSKELDNYPDNKITVITTGAQGEENAGLMRIANREHRFVHLKKGDTVIFSSSVIPGNERMVQALKDTIFRQGADVFHYRMMDIHAGGHGQRDDLRMMLKLLRPKMLMPVHGQYSMLVQHGRLGEEMGIPAKNIAIADNGQVIEVTNDSIAVTKETVPANLVMVDGLGVGDVGEVVLRDRQALAEDGIFVIIAVVDSQTGKVRGSPDIISRGFIYLRESKDLLFQTRQLTKKVIEDATQNMHPVNWTWVKDNVRDRLGKYLFQKTERRPMVLPVVIEV from the coding sequence ATGATTCATTCTCAGAAAAAATCACATACACAAAAACGATCTCCGCGCAAATCTTCTGCGGGGCGTACTTCGCATAGACGCACTCAGAAAAAAACCTACCGCAGCCCAATGCGACAGCACTCTGCAACAGGACATGTGCCGTCCCGGCACCCCGCGCCAAAAAGGCACCCTGACGCACTTCGCATCATTGCGCTCGGAGGGCTCGGAGAAGTCGGCCGGAATATGACACTCCTTGAATATAAGGAAGAAATAGTAGTCATTGATGTAGGGTTCCGGATGCCCGAAGAAAATATGCCGGGCATTGATTACATTATCCCGAATGTAGACTACCTCAAAGATAAAAAACAAAATATTTTGGGCGTACTCATGACGCATGGGCACTATGACCACATTGGCGCAATCCCCTATCTTGTCGAGCGAATGGGATACCCTACCTTTTACGGCGCGCCTCTTACTAAGGCAATAACAGTAAAACGCCAAGATGATTTTCGCCATCTTAAAAAGCTTGATTTTGAAGAAGTAAAGAACGGCGACACTATTAAGCTTGGGAGTTTTGAGGTGGAATTCTTCAGCGTAAACCACAATATTCCCGACGATTTGGGGCTCCGCATCAAAACTCCGGTAGGAACGGTTATTTGCACATCGGACTTTAAAATCGACGAAGCACCGGTAAATGACCAGCCGGCAGACCTCGAAAAGTTCAAGCGTTTCGGAGACGAGGGGGTGTTGCTTCTTTTAGGAGACAGCACCGGCGCTGAAGAAGAAGGCCATTCAATATCAGAAAGCTCGATTCATACGAACATTGATGAAATATTTGTACAGGCAAAGGGCAAAGTGATTGCGGCAACATTCGGGTCGCTTATTAACCGGGTCCAGCAAATTATCCAGATATCAGAAAAATACGGCCGTAAGGTTGCGCTTGAAGGATATAGCATGCGTACAAATGCAGAAATTTCACAAAAATTAGGATATCTCAAAGTACAAAAAGGAACAATTATCCAGTCAAAAGAATTAGATAATTATCCGGACAATAAAATAACTGTTATTACGACCGGCGCCCAAGGCGAAGAAAATGCGGGACTTATGCGTATCGCGAACCGCGAACACCGTTTTGTCCACCTCAAAAAAGGAGATACGGTTATCTTTTCGTCGTCAGTCATCCCGGGAAACGAACGGATGGTCCAAGCGCTCAAGGATACTATTTTCCGCCAAGGCGCAGATGTCTTCCATTACCGCATGATGGACATTCATGCGGGAGGACACGGCCAGCGAGACGATTTGCGCATGATGTTAAAACTCCTGCGTCCGAAAATGCTGATGCCTGTGCACGGCCAATATTCAATGCTCGTACAGCATGGGCGTCTTGGCGAAGAAATGGGCATCCCCGCAAAAAACATAGCAATCGCAGATAACGGCCAGGTAATTGAGGTAACCAATGACAGCATTGCTGTCACTAAAGAAACAGTACCGGCAAACCTTGTTATGGTTGACGGGCTTGGTGTGGGAGATGTCGGCGAAGTAGTACTACGCGACCGCCAGGCGCTTGCCGAAGACGGTATATTCGTCATTATTGCAGTAGTAGACAGCCAAACCGGAAAAGTACGCGGCTCCCCCGATATTATTTCGCGCGGGTTTATTTATCTTCGGGAATCAAAAGATCTTTTATTCCAAACGCGCCAACTCACCAAAAAAGTGATTGAAGACGCAACACAGAACATGCATCCAGTGAATTGGACATGGGTCAAAGATAATGTTCGCGACCGGCTTGGAAAGTATCTCTTTCAGAAGACAGAAAGACGGCCCATGGTATTGCCGGTGGTCATAGAAGTGTAA
- the secG gene encoding preprotein translocase subunit SecG, with product MTLLPYLQVVISVLLVTAILLQQRGTGLGAAFGGESSAYHTKRGFEKTLYRSTIVLAILFFGTAILQLLF from the coding sequence ATGACCCTCTTACCATATCTTCAGGTAGTAATATCCGTACTTCTGGTAACTGCAATTTTGCTCCAACAGCGCGGCACCGGTCTTGGTGCGGCTTTTGGCGGTGAAAGCAGTGCGTATCACACAAAGCGGGGCTTCGAAAAAACACTGTACCGCTCAACTATCGTGCTCGCAATACTTTTCTTTGGAACAGCAATTTTGCAACTGCTTTTTTAG